In one Mycobacterium sp. NBC_00419 genomic region, the following are encoded:
- a CDS encoding ATP-dependent DNA helicase, translated as MTTPDRVNPGSLADVAEPDALMRPGLRGTFRVVGGPGTGKSSVLVATAAAHIAAGADPESVLLLTGSGRLAAAARGALTAELLKARSAQPCRAVVREPLVRSVHSYAFAVLRQAAARAGDPPPRLVTGAEQDGIIRELLAGDLTDGAASVSGWPAQLLPALSTAGFATELRDLLARCAERGVDPLQLQRLGRLSGRPEWAAAGRFAQQYEQVMLLRAAVGTAAPQATVPALGAAELVGAALEALGNDAELLAAARSRIRLLLVDDAQNLDPQAARLVRVLAAGAELTLLAGDPNEAVFGFRGADPELLTANDTPVVELSRSHRCAPALARAISGVAAGLPGSGPWRALAGTGEGGTVTVRVAASTHAEAALIADRLRRAHLVDGVPWSQLAVIVRSSSAAASLSRALAGAGVPVAAPSAAGPVAQQPAARALLTVLAATCHGLDGEQALALLTGPIGRVDPVSLRQLRRALRRNVGDATRDFGELLAEVLTAGSTDLPATLGRPVNRVRAVLAAAARANRGNRDPRYTLWQAWERSGLQRRWLTAAERGGTDGAAGERNLAAVTALFDLADDYVSRTTGASLPGLLDHVAALQLPPVKSDGAESAETVSVLSPHAALERDWELVVIAGLQDGLWPNTTPRGGILGTQRLLDVLDGLGDDVSVRAPLLAEERRLLIAAMGRARRELLVTAVDSDDGDDAALPSPFVAEIGQWATTEAAIATAQPVAAPPVLSPAAVVGRLRAVVCAPPGAVEDAQRATAARQLARLAAEGVPGADPAQWYGMATVSTEQPLWSGAEHTVTLSPSTLQALTDCPLRWLAERHGGAARRDLRSTLGSIVHALVAESGKSGEQLVTELEKIWAAIPFDSSWYADNELDRHRGMLEAFAAWRSATRHELTEAGTEVEVDGLVAEPGAEGPGVRVRGRVDRLERDAQGRLVIVDVKTGKSPVTKDDAQRHAQLGFYQLAVAEGVVGEDDRPGGGRLVYIGKPSAAGATEREQSPLTEDTQAQWRQTVQGAAAATAGPQFVAKVNDGCTHCPMRPGCPAHTTPRTEPS; from the coding sequence ATGACCACCCCCGACCGCGTGAACCCCGGTTCACTGGCCGACGTCGCCGAACCCGACGCCCTGATGCGGCCGGGGCTGCGCGGCACGTTTCGTGTCGTCGGGGGGCCGGGCACCGGTAAGAGCAGTGTGCTGGTGGCGACGGCCGCAGCCCACATCGCCGCCGGGGCGGATCCGGAATCGGTTCTGCTGCTGACGGGTTCGGGCCGACTGGCGGCCGCTGCACGCGGCGCGCTGACCGCCGAGCTGCTCAAGGCCCGCTCGGCGCAACCGTGCCGCGCGGTGGTGCGCGAGCCCCTCGTGCGCTCGGTGCACAGTTACGCGTTCGCGGTGCTGCGCCAGGCGGCCGCCCGCGCCGGTGACCCGCCCCCGCGGCTGGTCACCGGCGCCGAGCAGGACGGCATCATCCGCGAGCTGCTGGCCGGTGACCTCACCGACGGCGCGGCCTCGGTGTCCGGGTGGCCGGCGCAGCTGCTGCCCGCGTTGAGCACCGCCGGCTTCGCCACCGAACTGCGCGATCTGCTGGCCCGCTGCGCCGAGCGCGGCGTGGACCCACTGCAGCTGCAGCGGCTCGGCCGGTTGTCGGGACGCCCGGAATGGGCGGCGGCGGGCCGTTTCGCCCAGCAGTACGAACAGGTGATGCTGCTGCGGGCGGCGGTCGGCACCGCGGCACCCCAGGCCACCGTCCCGGCGCTGGGGGCGGCCGAACTGGTCGGCGCCGCACTCGAGGCGCTCGGCAACGACGCCGAACTCCTGGCCGCCGCCCGATCGCGAATCCGGCTGTTGCTGGTCGACGACGCCCAGAATCTCGACCCACAGGCGGCCCGGCTGGTGCGGGTGCTGGCCGCCGGTGCCGAGCTGACGCTGCTCGCCGGTGACCCCAACGAGGCGGTGTTCGGTTTCCGCGGTGCCGATCCTGAGCTGTTGACTGCCAACGACACTCCGGTCGTCGAACTCTCCCGTTCCCACCGTTGCGCCCCCGCACTGGCGCGCGCCATCAGCGGTGTCGCGGCCGGGCTGCCGGGCAGCGGGCCATGGCGTGCACTGGCCGGCACCGGTGAGGGCGGCACGGTCACCGTGCGGGTGGCAGCCTCCACGCACGCCGAGGCGGCCCTGATCGCCGACCGGCTGCGCCGCGCGCACCTGGTGGACGGTGTGCCGTGGTCACAGCTGGCGGTGATTGTGCGATCGTCGTCGGCGGCGGCATCGCTGAGCCGCGCCTTGGCCGGTGCGGGGGTTCCGGTGGCCGCGCCGTCGGCGGCCGGCCCGGTCGCGCAGCAGCCGGCGGCCCGAGCGCTGCTGACGGTGCTCGCGGCCACCTGCCACGGGCTTGACGGCGAGCAGGCGCTGGCACTGCTGACCGGCCCGATCGGCCGTGTCGACCCGGTGTCGCTGCGCCAGCTACGACGGGCCTTGCGCCGCAACGTGGGCGACGCCACCCGCGATTTCGGCGAACTGCTCGCCGAGGTGCTCACCGCCGGATCGACGGATCTGCCTGCAACGCTGGGCCGCCCGGTCAACCGGGTGCGGGCGGTGCTGGCCGCGGCGGCGCGCGCCAACCGCGGTAACCGGGACCCGCGCTACACGCTGTGGCAGGCCTGGGAACGCAGCGGCCTGCAGCGCCGCTGGCTTACAGCCGCTGAACGCGGCGGTACCGACGGCGCTGCCGGCGAACGGAACCTGGCCGCCGTCACGGCACTGTTCGACCTGGCCGACGACTACGTCTCCCGCACCACCGGGGCCTCACTGCCCGGCTTGCTCGACCATGTTGCGGCGCTTCAGCTTCCGCCGGTGAAGTCCGACGGCGCCGAATCGGCCGAGACGGTCTCGGTGCTCAGTCCGCACGCCGCCCTCGAGCGGGACTGGGAGCTGGTGGTGATCGCCGGACTGCAGGACGGTCTGTGGCCCAACACCACCCCGCGGGGCGGGATTCTGGGTACTCAACGGCTGCTCGACGTCCTCGACGGGTTGGGCGACGACGTCTCGGTGCGGGCGCCGCTGCTCGCCGAGGAACGCCGGCTGCTCATCGCGGCCATGGGCAGAGCCCGACGCGAACTGCTGGTCACCGCGGTCGACAGCGACGACGGCGACGACGCAGCGCTGCCCTCGCCGTTCGTCGCCGAGATCGGGCAGTGGGCCACCACCGAGGCGGCGATCGCCACGGCTCAGCCGGTCGCAGCACCGCCGGTGCTGTCACCGGCGGCGGTGGTGGGTAGGCTGCGCGCGGTGGTCTGCGCCCCGCCGGGCGCTGTTGAGGACGCGCAACGTGCCACCGCAGCACGACAATTGGCCCGGCTGGCCGCCGAGGGAGTACCGGGCGCCGACCCTGCGCAGTGGTACGGCATGGCGACGGTGAGCACCGAGCAACCCCTGTGGTCCGGTGCCGAGCACACCGTCACCTTGAGCCCGTCGACGTTGCAGGCCTTGACCGACTGCCCGTTGCGCTGGCTGGCCGAGCGGCACGGCGGTGCTGCCCGGCGCGACTTGCGCTCCACCCTCGGCTCGATCGTGCACGCGCTGGTCGCCGAGTCCGGCAAGAGCGGGGAGCAGCTCGTCACGGAGCTGGAAAAGATCTGGGCGGCAATACCGTTCGATTCGTCGTGGTATGCCGATAATGAGCTCGACCGGCATCGCGGCATGCTGGAGGCATTCGCGGCGTGGCGTTCGGCGACCCGCCATGAACTCACCGAGGCCGGCACTGAGGTCGAGGTGGACGGGCTGGTCGCCGAACCGGGCGCCGAGGGCCCCGGTGTCCGGGTGCGCGGGCGGGTCGACCGCCTCGAACGCGATGCGCAGGGACGCCTGGTCATCGTCGACGTCAAGACCGGCAAGAGCCCGGTCACCAAGGATGACGCCCAGCGTCACGCCCAGCTCGGCTTCTATCAGCTCGCCGTCGCCGAGGGGGTCGTCGGCGAGGACGACCGTCCCGGCGGTGGTCGACTGGTCTATATCGGAAAGCCCAGTGCGGCAGGGGCAACCGAACGTGAGCAGTCCCCGCTCACCGAGGACACCCAGGCGCAGTGGCGCCAGACGGTACAGGGTGCCGCCGCCGCCACCGCGGGGCCGCAGTTCGTCGCCAAGGTCAACGACGGGTGCACGCACTGCCCGATGCGGCCCGGATGCCCCGCGCACACCACACCCCGGACGGAGCCCTCATGA
- a CDS encoding ATP-dependent helicase: MPRAHHTPDGALMTYTPAELAQALGVPAPTDEQAAVIAAPPGPLVVIAGAGAGKTETMAARVVWLVANGFAEPGQVLGLTFTRKAAGQLLRRVRSRLARLAGHLGAPAALGAPTVSTYHAFAGTLLREYGLLLPVEPDARLLSETEMWQLAYQVVSAYPGPLDTDKDPARVTAMVLRLAGELAEHLVDTDALLDTHVELDRLVHALPAGRYQRDRGPSQFLLGMLATQTERAALVPLIDAVHRRMRAEKVMDFGSQMSSAARLAVGCPQVGAELRSRYRVVLLDEYQDTGHAQRIALSSLFGGGADDGLALTAVGDPIQSIYGWRGASATNLPRFTTDFPRSDGSPAPTLELRTSWRNPPSTLHVANAVSAEARRRSVAVRPLRSRPGAEPGTVSCALLTDVATEREWVADHIATRYRQASAAGAPPPTAAVLVRRNADAGPMAEALTARGVPVEVVGLAGLLSISEVSDVVAMLRLVADPAAGGAAMQVLTGARWRLGAHDIAALWRRAVTLDGQRPAAVSPEQIIAAAAPDADTASLADALADPGSAGAYSEDGYRRITQMADELSRLRTLLGNPVTELVAEVRRTLGVDVEARAARPVAAGWSGAEHLDRFADVVASYTQRPGIGVDSLLAYLDAAAVVENGLAPAEVSVSADRVQILTVHAAKGLEWQVVAVPHLSARVFPSTASKRTWLSDPSDLPPLLRGDRAAAGLHGVPVLDTSTVSDRKGLSECIIAHRDQLGQRRIDEERRLLYVAITRAEDTLLLSGHHWGLTESKPRGPSDFLVEIRDIIEASVAAGEPCGQVEHWAPVPADGERNPLQDKPREALWPADPLGDARADVERGAALVSAAISGALPDGADDDPEGWAADVDALLAERSRSAAPVAPALPGQLSVSALVELDRDPAGAARRLARRLPSRPDPHAILGTAFHEWVQRFYGAERLFDLDDLPGAVDDGPVQAAELSALQEKFTASPWALRTPVDVEVPFEMTIGDTVVRGRIDAIFPDPDGTMTVVDWKTGEPPADDAARKHAAVQLAVYRLAWAALSGQPESSVRAAFYYVRSGQTVMPENLLGATELVDLLGSARSAERCA, translated from the coding sequence ATGCCCCGCGCACACCACACCCCGGACGGAGCCCTCATGACCTACACCCCCGCGGAACTCGCTCAGGCCCTTGGTGTTCCGGCCCCCACCGACGAGCAGGCCGCGGTGATCGCGGCTCCGCCCGGGCCGCTGGTGGTCATCGCCGGCGCGGGTGCCGGTAAGACCGAAACCATGGCCGCCCGGGTGGTGTGGCTGGTGGCCAACGGATTCGCCGAGCCGGGACAGGTGCTGGGGCTGACGTTCACCCGCAAGGCAGCCGGTCAGCTGCTGCGCCGGGTCCGTTCGCGGCTGGCCCGCCTGGCGGGCCATCTCGGTGCCCCGGCCGCGCTCGGCGCACCGACCGTCAGCACCTACCACGCGTTCGCCGGCACGCTGCTGCGCGAGTACGGCCTGCTGTTGCCGGTCGAGCCGGATGCCCGGCTGCTCAGTGAAACCGAGATGTGGCAGTTGGCCTACCAGGTGGTCAGCGCCTATCCGGGACCGCTGGACACCGACAAGGATCCCGCCAGGGTCACCGCGATGGTGCTGCGGCTGGCCGGCGAGCTGGCCGAGCACCTGGTCGACACCGACGCGCTGCTCGACACGCACGTCGAGCTCGACCGTCTCGTGCACGCCCTGCCCGCCGGCCGCTACCAGCGCGACCGCGGGCCGAGCCAGTTTCTGCTCGGGATGCTGGCCACCCAGACCGAACGCGCGGCCCTGGTTCCGCTGATCGACGCCGTGCACCGCCGGATGCGCGCCGAGAAGGTCATGGACTTCGGCTCGCAGATGTCGTCTGCGGCGCGGCTGGCCGTCGGCTGCCCGCAGGTCGGTGCGGAGCTGCGCAGCCGGTACCGCGTGGTGCTGCTCGACGAGTATCAGGACACCGGCCACGCCCAGCGCATCGCGCTGTCGTCGTTGTTCGGTGGGGGAGCCGACGACGGGCTGGCGTTGACGGCCGTCGGGGACCCGATCCAGTCGATCTACGGCTGGCGTGGTGCGTCGGCGACCAACCTGCCGCGGTTCACCACCGACTTCCCCCGCTCGGACGGATCCCCGGCGCCGACGCTGGAGCTGCGGACCAGCTGGCGCAATCCGCCCAGCACCCTGCACGTCGCCAATGCGGTGTCGGCCGAGGCCCGCCGCCGTTCGGTCGCGGTACGCCCGCTGAGGTCGCGCCCGGGAGCCGAGCCAGGCACGGTCAGCTGTGCGCTGCTCACCGATGTCGCCACCGAACGGGAGTGGGTCGCCGACCACATCGCCACGCGCTACCGGCAGGCGAGCGCGGCTGGCGCCCCGCCGCCGACGGCCGCGGTGCTGGTCCGGCGCAATGCCGACGCCGGCCCGATGGCCGAGGCACTGACGGCTCGGGGCGTCCCGGTCGAGGTCGTCGGCCTGGCCGGGCTGCTGTCGATTTCCGAGGTCTCCGACGTTGTCGCGATGCTGCGCCTTGTCGCCGATCCGGCGGCGGGCGGGGCCGCGATGCAGGTGCTGACCGGTGCGCGCTGGCGGCTGGGTGCGCACGACATCGCCGCGCTGTGGCGACGCGCGGTCACTCTCGACGGGCAACGGCCTGCGGCGGTCAGCCCGGAGCAGATCATCGCCGCGGCCGCGCCGGACGCCGACACTGCGAGTCTGGCCGACGCGCTGGCCGACCCCGGCTCAGCCGGGGCATACTCCGAGGACGGATACCGCCGGATCACTCAGATGGCCGACGAATTGTCCCGTCTTCGAACACTTTTGGGCAACCCGGTGACCGAACTGGTGGCCGAGGTGCGCCGGACCCTCGGCGTCGATGTCGAGGCCCGCGCAGCCCGTCCGGTCGCCGCGGGGTGGAGCGGTGCCGAACACCTGGACCGCTTCGCCGATGTCGTCGCCTCCTACACCCAGCGCCCGGGGATCGGGGTGGACAGCCTGCTGGCCTACCTCGACGCCGCCGCGGTCGTCGAGAACGGCTTGGCGCCGGCGGAGGTCAGTGTGTCGGCCGACCGGGTCCAGATCCTGACCGTGCACGCCGCCAAGGGATTGGAATGGCAGGTGGTCGCGGTCCCGCATCTGTCCGCCCGGGTGTTCCCGTCGACGGCATCGAAACGGACCTGGTTGTCCGACCCGTCGGACTTGCCGCCACTGCTGCGCGGCGACCGTGCCGCGGCGGGCCTGCACGGTGTCCCGGTCCTGGACACCTCGACGGTCAGCGACCGCAAAGGGCTCTCCGAGTGCATCATCGCCCACCGCGACCAGCTCGGTCAGCGCCGCATCGACGAGGAACGCCGGCTGTTGTACGTCGCGATCACCCGCGCCGAGGACACCCTGCTGTTGTCGGGCCACCACTGGGGGCTCACCGAGTCCAAGCCGCGTGGCCCATCGGACTTCCTCGTCGAGATCAGGGACATCATCGAGGCCTCCGTCGCGGCGGGCGAACCCTGCGGACAGGTGGAGCACTGGGCCCCCGTGCCCGCAGATGGCGAACGAAACCCCCTGCAGGACAAGCCTCGTGAGGCGCTGTGGCCGGCCGACCCGCTCGGCGACGCCCGCGCCGACGTCGAGCGCGGCGCGGCGCTGGTGAGCGCGGCGATCTCGGGTGCACTGCCCGACGGTGCCGACGACGATCCCGAGGGCTGGGCCGCAGATGTCGACGCGCTGTTGGCCGAACGCTCCCGCAGCGCTGCGCCGGTCGCCCCGGCGCTGCCCGGCCAGTTGTCGGTCAGCGCCCTGGTCGAACTCGACCGCGACCCGGCGGGTGCGGCCCGGCGGCTGGCGCGCCGACTGCCGTCGCGGCCGGATCCGCACGCCATTCTCGGTACTGCGTTCCACGAGTGGGTGCAGCGCTTCTACGGCGCCGAGCGGCTCTTCGACCTCGACGACCTGCCCGGTGCGGTCGACGACGGCCCCGTCCAGGCCGCCGAACTGTCTGCACTGCAGGAGAAGTTCACCGCCTCGCCGTGGGCGCTGCGCACACCGGTGGATGTCGAGGTGCCGTTCGAGATGACGATCGGCGACACCGTCGTGCGTGGCCGTATCGACGCGATCTTCCCCGACCCCGACGGGACCATGACCGTGGTCGACTGGAAGACCGGCGAGCCACCCGCTGACGACGCGGCCCGCAAGCATGCGGCCGTCCAGCTCGCGGTGTATCGGCTGGCGTGGGCCGCGCTGAGCGGACAGCCCGAATCGTCAGTGCGCGCAGCGTTCTATTACGTGCGATCGGGCCAGACCGTTATGCCCGAAAACCTGCTTGGGGCAACCGAATTGGTCGACCTGCTGGGCTCAGCTAGAAGCGCGGAGCGTTGCGCCTGA
- a CDS encoding DoxX family protein has product MPTTTTEPAVSKSQAPAYRTAAMLIAIGLGHFAAPKPFDTIVPAELPGDPRFYTYASGVAEVGVGAMLLVPRTRRAGALAAIALYLAVFPANVNMVRLWWDKPLPMKLAALARLPFQVPMITQAVAIRRNAPRF; this is encoded by the coding sequence ATGCCGACGACGACAACTGAACCCGCAGTCTCCAAGAGCCAGGCGCCTGCCTACCGCACCGCCGCGATGCTCATCGCGATCGGCCTGGGCCACTTTGCGGCACCCAAGCCCTTCGACACCATCGTGCCCGCCGAACTGCCGGGCGATCCCCGGTTCTACACCTACGCCTCGGGTGTCGCCGAGGTCGGCGTCGGCGCCATGCTGCTGGTTCCGCGGACACGGCGCGCCGGTGCGCTGGCCGCGATCGCGCTGTATCTGGCGGTGTTCCCGGCCAACGTCAACATGGTGCGGCTGTGGTGGGACAAGCCCTTGCCGATGAAGCTCGCCGCGCTGGCCCGCCTGCCCTTCCAGGTGCCGATGATCACCCAGGCGGTGGCCATCAGGCGCAACGCTCCGCGCTTCTAG
- a CDS encoding potassium channel family protein translates to MAKGRLRRRLEAIDENLAAKPDSALVDYLRIPEKFVSPGRRIARRLLYAFAALFAAVFIVYLDRDGYRDVREGGLTFLDCLYYATVSLSTTGYGDITPFTETARLVNVLVITPLRVAFLIVLVGTTVETLTTASRQALKIQRWRNSVRNHTVVIGYGTKGRTAVAAMVGDGAAPADIVVVDTDQTSLDRASAAGLVTVRGDANKSDVLRLAGAQHAHSIIVATNSDPTAVLVTLTARELAPKAKIIASVREAENQHLLRQSGADSVVVSSETAGRLLGIATSAPSVVEIIEDLLTPDAGFAIAEREVEPKEVGGSPRHLPDIVLGVVREGKLLRVDDPNADALETTDRLLYVRSAGD, encoded by the coding sequence GTGGCCAAAGGTAGATTGCGGCGCCGGCTCGAAGCGATCGACGAGAACCTGGCCGCCAAACCCGACAGCGCACTCGTCGACTATCTGCGCATCCCGGAGAAGTTCGTCAGTCCGGGCCGGCGTATCGCACGCCGGCTGCTCTATGCCTTCGCGGCGCTGTTCGCCGCGGTGTTCATCGTCTATCTGGATCGCGACGGCTACCGGGACGTCCGCGAAGGCGGACTGACCTTCCTGGACTGCCTGTACTACGCCACGGTGTCACTGTCGACCACCGGCTACGGCGACATCACGCCGTTCACCGAGACAGCGCGACTGGTCAATGTCCTGGTCATCACGCCACTTCGGGTGGCGTTCCTGATCGTGTTGGTCGGTACCACCGTGGAAACGCTGACCACGGCATCGCGCCAGGCTCTCAAGATCCAGCGTTGGAGGAACAGCGTGCGTAACCACACCGTCGTCATCGGCTACGGCACCAAGGGCAGGACGGCGGTGGCCGCGATGGTCGGTGACGGCGCCGCGCCGGCCGACATCGTCGTCGTCGACACCGACCAGACCTCGCTGGACCGGGCCAGCGCCGCGGGTCTGGTGACGGTGCGCGGTGACGCCAACAAATCCGACGTGCTGCGCTTGGCCGGTGCCCAGCACGCGCATTCGATCATCGTGGCGACCAACAGCGACCCGACCGCGGTCCTGGTCACCCTGACCGCCCGAGAACTCGCCCCCAAGGCCAAGATCATCGCCTCGGTGCGCGAGGCCGAGAACCAGCATCTGCTGCGCCAGTCCGGGGCCGACTCGGTGGTGGTGTCCTCGGAGACCGCCGGTCGACTGCTCGGCATCGCGACCAGTGCGCCCAGCGTCGTGGAGATCATCGAAGACCTGCTGACTCCCGACGCCGGCTTCGCGATCGCCGAGCGTGAGGTCGAACCCAAGGAGGTCGGCGGGTCCCCGCGCCATCTGCCCGACATCGTGCTGGGCGTGGTCCGCGAGGGCAAGCTGCTGCGCGTCGACGACCCGAACGCCGACGCACTGGAAACCACCGACCGGCTGCTCTACGTCCGCAGCGCCGGAGACTGA
- the nudC gene encoding NAD(+) diphosphatase: protein MAFRLRNIPLLSRVGADRADTLRTDIDAAIAGWADALLLRVDNRNQVLIADGRVVLGAATEFGDKPPADAVFLGRIEDGRHVWAVRAELQAPEDVESAVLDLRRAGHVFDDVSAQLVACATALLNWHDQARFSAHDGSPTRLAKGGWSRVNMLTGHEEFPRIDPAIIVLVHDGHDRAVLARQTLWPPRLFSLIAGFVEAGESFESCVVREVAEEIGLSVTDVEYLGSQPWPFPRSLMVGFHAIGDPEQEFTFHDGEIAEAAWFTRAEVREALDQGDWSSDSPSRLLLPGSISIAREIIESWAAED, encoded by the coding sequence GTGGCCTTCCGTCTGCGCAACATCCCCCTGCTGTCGCGTGTCGGCGCCGACCGCGCCGACACGCTGCGCACCGATATCGACGCCGCCATCGCGGGGTGGGCCGATGCGCTGCTGCTGCGTGTCGACAACCGCAACCAGGTACTGATCGCCGACGGCCGGGTCGTGCTCGGTGCGGCAACCGAATTCGGCGACAAGCCACCGGCCGACGCGGTGTTCCTGGGCCGGATCGAGGACGGCCGCCATGTGTGGGCGGTCCGGGCGGAGCTGCAGGCGCCCGAGGACGTCGAGTCCGCGGTGCTGGATCTGCGCCGCGCCGGGCACGTCTTCGACGACGTCAGCGCGCAGTTGGTCGCCTGCGCCACCGCGCTGCTCAACTGGCATGACCAGGCCCGGTTCAGCGCGCACGACGGTTCGCCGACGCGGCTGGCCAAGGGCGGCTGGTCGCGGGTGAACATGCTGACCGGTCACGAGGAGTTCCCGCGCATCGACCCGGCCATCATCGTGCTCGTCCACGACGGTCACGACCGTGCGGTGCTGGCCCGCCAGACGCTGTGGCCGCCGCGGCTGTTCTCGTTGATCGCCGGATTCGTGGAGGCCGGCGAATCGTTCGAGTCGTGCGTGGTGCGTGAGGTCGCCGAGGAGATCGGTCTGTCCGTCACCGACGTGGAGTACCTGGGCAGCCAGCCCTGGCCGTTCCCGCGCTCGCTGATGGTGGGCTTCCACGCCATCGGCGACCCCGAGCAGGAGTTCACCTTCCACGACGGTGAGATCGCCGAAGCGGCGTGGTTCACCCGCGCCGAGGTCCGCGAGGCGCTCGATCAGGGGGACTGGAGCAGCGACTCACCGTCGCGGCTGCTGCTGCCTGGGTCGATCTCGATCGCCCGCGAGATCATCGAATCCTGGGCCGCCGAGGACTAA
- a CDS encoding mycoredoxin, whose product MSASDSQLTMYTTGWCGYCRRLKTALKSAGIPYTEVDIEVDPDAAKFVMSVNGGNQTVPTVKFADGSALTNPSLKEVQAKLAN is encoded by the coding sequence ATGAGTGCCAGCGATTCCCAGCTCACGATGTACACGACGGGGTGGTGCGGCTATTGCCGCCGCCTCAAGACCGCGCTGAAATCAGCGGGAATTCCCTACACCGAGGTCGATATCGAGGTCGATCCCGACGCCGCCAAGTTCGTCATGTCGGTCAACGGCGGCAATCAGACCGTGCCGACGGTGAAGTTCGCCGACGGCAGCGCGCTGACCAACCCGAGCCTCAAAGAGGTTCAGGCCAAGCTCGCGAACTAG